The genomic window AAAACTGGAAACAACATCAGTGCAATTTTGGAGTTAGCTAACAAAATATACAGATATATAGTACAATATCTGCTGCTATTATCTGGTTAATAGGTACAATTGTACACAACCTGCCCCTGAATTAGTAGCACATTGTATCCTAGTCTGCTCTTAAGGACAAGGCTCATTTCCTACCCAGACCAATCAAAGGCATTTACTGAACAAGGCTCAGGCCAATGATATCAACTCCCTCAGTATGATTAATAACTGCTCCCTCACTTATCTTTCTTTCCCTGAATGACAGACAATACCTTTAAGGCACTATGGTGTATATATTGAgaaatatccagttaagtaagttagccggataagatgcatctggctaacttaaaagggatatttagcagcatggctTTGCTGCTAAATATTGCCGAATAATTtgctagttagctgaataagtcttatccgattaacttctaatttatccggttaacttaaaacagataagtttaaatatcgatatttatccagctaacacggtcattcatcaaatcgtgatgtggccttatcgcgtgcgataacgcCCTACCGTACGCGATACCAGCCGCATCGCAATGGTACAATTCAAACtaagggaaggagaggagtgtgGACAGGGCTTTGGTGGGGTTATGTCCCAGCAGCGctgtgggcaataatgttttccatattatcgccggcagcaccgcaggaaataactacaccttttcccgtggcactaTGGGTGCAAAAGTGTGCGGCCCGCTCGCAACTGTGGTGGGCGAAAATGCATCGCTGAACATTTTTgctcccccgccccttttgttTACCGTGGGCCATCATTCTGCTGTACTCAtcgtggaatgatgaatccagggggtaagttagccagataaacaactcctccctgaaatgcccttTCCTGCTCAACACTTAAGCAGTTAAGTACGTATCCATATCAGTGCAGCCACTAAACGCAGCCACAAATTCAGCCATCACCATCTAGTTGAATAAatccttacttatctggctaagtggcactgaatattaacctctatgagattttttttaatgaatcatattaaaatataattttactattaagatgttttatttttttattggtgttattgtttgttttatgaggaatggtgatttttttttttccattcttgcattaTAATCAGAATTTGGCTTGTAGCAGTTTCCAGCTGCATGTTGCTATTTATAGTTTATGctcactttttttctgtatttggtgagggtctgcctgcgttttacatgtgtgaccaaggtgagagtattctgcaagcttgtagtttctgtgtgggaTCTCCAACAtccttgcttgttctgttttcctaataggtatattggtgttttagggcctggggtaatatatgtagtgttgtcttttcttaggtttttactttttgtgtgctggcagttagtgcttttttttttgtttgggaggtttactatattgtaattgttattcagtttactcatggctttctggccaccaagcccacacccagcacacttTACAATGTGGGTTTGATAACTGGTGAAAAAGACAGAAGTTGGTGTTAGGCTGCAAGTGGTAATATGTATGCTCACCTAACCAAAGCCGATTAATCTCAaccgggcagactagatggactagtTTGGgctttatttgccatcatctaCATCTTACTATCGTGCCAGTACAGCGCACTGTTAGCTCGCatttggctgtgcgttttcgacgctctatttttactccttatacagtaaggggtaatagtgcgtcgaaaacgcacggccaatccccccaaaactaatagcgcctgcaacatgcaaatgcatgttaatgggcctattagtcattcccgcacgatccagaaagtaaaatgtgcagccaagccacacattttactttcaaaaattaacgcctgcccaaaggaagacgttaatttcggccggcaccgggaaagttgtttctgcttttctgtacaccctctgacttaatatcatagcgatattaagtcggaggctccaaaagtaaaaaaagtttgtaaatttaaaaataataaattttaaatctgccttcggcccacgggttggaagacagacaatgtagccggcgtccattttccgaacccgtggctgtcagcaggttcgagaaccgacaccactaaaattgagcgtcggctgtcaaacccactgacagccgccgcttctgtcaaaaaggaggcgctagggacgcactagtgtccctagcacctctttttaccgagtgccctaattagcatacctgggcttcctgaatcgcacgcccaggagagtggcctgtgcgcgcattgggagagcgggcgctcgcagGCTCTTCCGTGCgattttctgtatcggcccaaatgAGACTGATCACTGACTCAAGGGATAAGCAACAGTAAAGGGGCAAAAGAGATTTAATAAGTCATTAAAAAGTTTGTGTGGCCtgataaatgaaaaatatttgatTCTTTAAATCAAATGCATCTTTCCTAATGGTGGGGGGTGGCAGttattggtatttttatatttgggatcatttggtGGCACCTCACTTCGTGCACAGTTTTCTAATAATAAGTACCCTGGTAaaacattggttatcctccttccatcagttCTCTaaaatgccaattatgtctacatTTAGTTctaaatataaggaaaaatatcACCTCTTGATAAaaggatatttcaaataactcttttacaataaaaattattatacCTCCCAAATGTAGGGTTATACttttatgtgtatttatttaaaatggtaataactctgaaagaaaaaattttttatgGAGACCAGGAACGTTTCATATTTCATTTTATCAGCCCCCCCACATGGAGTGCTATAAGGTTTATAATCAAAAACGTTCTTCCTCCAtccacttttttgtttttataaacgTATAGCGTGCACAAAGTGTGAGAATAAATTttctaaaaaatgtaaatacGTTACCGGCTGTGATGGTATAAAGTAATGTCCCGACTTATCTGTATCAAAAATGGTGACCCAACGAGGCCGCGTTTCATATCCCGAaggatctttcctcaggggatgcttttctttttatttgctgTCGGTATAATATACTTGAAGAAAAATCTTGACCGGTAATTCCAAAGTAGCGTTGTATTTCGTTATATTTACTTTCCAGCCTTCAATGCGAGTGGAACACTCTGCCAGCCTTTTTGGTATCTtacattcagtgctatacattctgaCTTTCCTATCTTACATTTCAGATTTCTGCATCAGcacacagacatttcaaggtacatatttttatttgtataattaACTTTCCTAGCAGTTAaaaagggataatttggaatcttaattcagtctgctctttacttaTAGCACATGAGCTACTTTTGCTTTACTGGAAGCTCACAATCAAGATGCTCTAACTCCACTGTTTgcttagtatcctttaaagatacctcccttTGAACCATGCGCTGCCAAataactgttggctttccctctTATTCTAAAAATGCTAGGACTTCCTGGAGAGCCAGCAGCTTCCTCAGCTTTGTCCACAGCTGGAATCCCCAGGGTTGCGAGTTCAAACCCTGACAATAATTTGGAATTTCTCCCAGATATACAGTGATATTTCCTAAAGCCATCATACACTGAATAATCTTACAAAGCCTTCAACTGGGATACACAAAGCCATAAAACTTACCTTGGCAATTAAATGCTCTTGCAAAGTTTGAACACTAACAGTCACCTCAGCGGTGTGGCTAATCCATGTCTGCTGCACCACAATGCACAGTGCTACAGGCCGAGCCATGGGGCTGGCCCATATAGGGGTATTTTTGTCTTATAGGACACATAGGCTTGTTACCACCCAGTGGCAGGAATGCTTAACATACATGTGACAAGTCACTTCATTGCCTCAGATGCAAAtttaatttactaaggcttttcttccattctcttTCCCTGCTACATTTAGAGGGAAAGGATCACCATAGCATGTTAAAGACATGGTATTTCAAGTCCAAATGTGCCAAGCACAAAAAACATTTACACTCACCAGACTCAACATGTAAAGCTGATTTTGCTTAAGTTGAGATCAGAAGATTTATTTATGTGGATTTATTACtcacctttttgaataagaaattcacccaagatGGAGTACAACACATAAGAAAGTTAACATACAATCATAGACCCATGAGTACAGCAACTGAACAGTTTTAGTCTGAATGAGACGCTTAAGGACTAAACTGGAGGCAAAACAGGATTAAAGTTGGAATAAATCAATAACAGGACAAGGAATACAAAACATCTTACTAAAATCAACACGAAACGAATAAGACAGATACAAAACATCTCAGTAAACAATAGGTTGTAGCAATATGTACAGGGCACTCATATACTAAATACAAACATCTCAGTAAAATAATAGGTTTGAGTAGCACGTTCAAGGCATTCTAATAAGGTGTCAATCAGTTTTGTTCTAGTGCACAGGTTTCAGCTACTTTCAGGGCCTGGCGGAAGAACCAGGCTTTTACTTGCTTCTTGAAATAAAAGTAATCAGGTGTTTGGGGGAGTTGTTCTGAGAGAGAATGCCATTGCGTGTATTGGTGGGAGCAAAGGAGAAAGCAAATTCAATCACACAAACAGCCATGAAGTAAACAGCCTACATAaagtattaatttttttaattttatagttGTTACACTGCAATTTGTCGTGCACCACTGGGAgaatccttttatttatttatttatggggaAGAGTCTATCGAATTATACCACACTCACTGATATCTCACTGGCTCGTGCAATATATGCGAGTTCATCTTAGTCAATATGGATTAGTCAGATCCACACtacacaaagggccggattttaaaagccctgcgcgcctattttgcataggccgccggcgcgcgcatagccccgggacgtgcgtaagtccctgggtttcgtaaaaggggtgggaggggacgTGTCCGGGGCCTgcccgggggtcagggggcagttcagggcaggaccgggggcatggcgccagcccgggggcgtggtcgaggcctctggaccagcccctgagttgggtgatggcgtgccagcagcccgctggcgcgtgcagatttacacctgcttttggcaggcgtaaatctgccaacaaaggtagggggggtttagatagggctgggggaggggtcagttaggtaggggaagggaagggaaggggaggggaggtggaaggaaagttccctccgaggctgctccaatttcggagcggccatggaaggaacaggcagcgtgcgccgggctcggcacacgcaagttgcacaaatgtgcacccccttgcgcgtgccgaccccggattttataagatacgcgcatatcttataaaatccagcgtacttttgtacgcgctcgcgtaaatttataaaatctaccccaaagtattcAGTGAGTCTCTTCCAAACATGACTAATTTAAAGAGTGGATATGAACTGTATGGGAGTTGCATAAAAAAATTGTAGAGACCCCATTATAGGCAAGAGTGtatcatttatttttaatatattaattaaACCTCTTCATAAACAACATCAAGAGCTGTGGGATGGTCTgcctctctcctcacccagcCCCAAGGAGCTGAGAGAAAACCTGTCTCAACCACAAGAAAAAGCCCTGTGGCCAGCATCAGACATCTTCTGATCAAGTAACACTCAAAAAATAAAGGTGTGTTGTGAATGCTTTTTTACATCAGGATGAAGACAGGTACAAATGGGTAGACCAAGTAGTCGTTTTTTGCTGACTCATCgcaatttatataatatataatctATAGTGATTATTCATTCTCTGTATATATTTTCTAATTTAGTTTTATTGCTGAAGGAGGGAACAGATTGAGAGTTGAAAGCCTATCATCTTGCTTATCCAATGCTGACATCTCAAAAGTGAATACAGACCAACACCATGAATGGCATGTAGAATACAGCTATAAATGCTATGAATAATAAATGTTCATCTCTCCAGCTCTTTCTACATTGCTCTGAAAGCAAAACTAGAAATTTTACATTTCTAAATAATATATCTCATTGAATATCCAACATGTGGTAGTTAAAAATCTACTGGAGGAGACATAATCCTAAATGCACTGACTCAGAATTACTACTGGTATTTACAAGTATTACCCTTTTTAGGTTGAGTAATTAATTCAAATATAGCACTTACTGATAGAAAGAGCATTTAAAAAACAATCTTAGCTTACCTGTTCATTTTTTCCCAGCTCTATCTCTGCTATAGCTACAGGGGTATTGCCATGATCCATGTGCCGGGACCGCGCCTTTAAATCAACTCTCCAGTTTATGGTCTTCAGAGAGTGCTCCCACCTGGACTGAGTGATTAGACTGTCTCGAATATCTGTCTTATGATTCTTCCAAAACTTGGCAATAACTGTGGCTTGATCTGCTGTGATTCCACCTTGTTTCTTGGTCTGTGCAGTAAGGAATGCTTCAAGCTGGTTCAGATCCATATCCGCCGAAACTATAGACTGGGGAAAAACAAGGAAAGATTTCTTAAGTTTTACTCCTGGACAATGAGTGGAAAACCATTctacaaacataaaaaataaaaaagcatgttTAACAACAGGCACATTGCTTTCAGTAAATTACATGTAACTCAGGGAcaagcaactccagtcctggagtgtcaCAACCATAATCAGGCCGATCCAATATCAGGCGCTCTGGCCAGCACGCCATGCTACTtggtttggacacacattttcaaCATGCTAGATGGACGTCCAATATAATACATGCATTAGGGCGTCCATAATGCATGTGCTAACAAGCATGTAGGCAATAGCACCGattgcatgcaaattgcatgttAATGACTAGAGTATCTGGTACTCCTGATCCAGTAACATGCGCCTAAAACTAGTACGTCCATAACAAGCTTTTTTTACGTGTAAAATTTAGCACCTATGCTGTCCCTGGCGTTAATGTGGTGGCGCTATTGCTAGGTGACGTATCGGGAAAGCTTTTGAGTGATTCCTACTATATCAAATAGattttctgcacttttttgtCCTGCTGACTTTTCTCTTGCACATGAAAGCAAGAATAAGGAATGCCAGGCTCAGACAAACGAGAGATAAGAGAACCCGGTGACAGTATAAGAACAGGTAAGCAAATAGCTCATTGAAGAATTGAGAGTCTGTGAGGGGCATCCGTAAAGGGCTCATAACGGATGCCCAAGGCCTCGATCTTTCCAAGGCGTTCATGCGACGTAGATTACGGACGCCCATTCTGGATGTCTGAAGGGCCCATAATGGACACCAATGCCAAATCCAAATCAGAGACATCCATGAAGGGAAGCAACAGGCCTGTACATGGATGTCCAAACAATTTATACTGGCTACTGTCTGTTCCTTTATCTTTCCATGGATTAGTGGACAGTATTTATTCCTACATACATGCTATCTTGGATTGCAAAATACTTGTGACTTGAAAGGCTAATGCTGTGCTTCATGGACTCTTGGTTAAACCCAGTATGatatgtcttatgttcttttgttttctATACAGGCCAGAGCCATCTGTAGACCATGCTGGCAACTTATTCATCCACGGACAACCCTCCTTGGGTTGCCCGAGCACAATGTGGTGCAAAAATACTGGCTCATTTCACTGGGAATTCTAACCCTTTATGAAGACCTGTGCAGTGATCTTGAACACATGGTCTATCGCAACCATGTCGTACCTGGGTTCACGAAACTTCTGTGCgctttacatttttttgccaCTGGAAGTTTTCAAAATCTGGTTGGTGTGGGGATAACTCAGTCCTCAGTCTCACGGCATTTCGCACAGGTCTTGAGGGCAATGATGAAGCAGATGAAAAAGTACATTGAGTTTCCTGAGGACCCAGCACAACTTCAGGAGATCCGCTGTGGGTTCATGGCAATTGCTGGGATGCCGAATGTGTTGGACGCAATAGACTGCACTCATATCGCATTGACCCCAAAGTCGGAAGAGGAGAGTTCATTCTGTAACCATAAGCAATTCCATGTCATGATTGTGCAAGTTGTATGTGATGTACACCTTTGAATTCTAAATGTAGTGGTAAGatttcctgggagctgccatgattccTACATTTTTTCACATTCATCACTTGGAATCCATTTCCTGCAGGGGAGATACGGTGATTGCTGCCTGCTCGGTAAGTAACATTTGCTATGGGCTGGGATGAAGGCATGCAATATGTTGTGTTAATTTATGAAAGTATTTCATTAACTACTGTAGTGTTAGAGTGGTGGGGTATAAAATGAGTATATGTATATGCCATATGGATCAGTGTATGCTCTTGGTGTTGTCTCTCTAGTGTTTTTTGATGCAATCTTggtatagatttatttattttttatttaggttttttatataccggcattcatgaacaagtcacatcatgctggtttacatagaaacaaggggtgcatagaacagtagaactaaacttgtgcaaggggaagcag from Rhinatrema bivittatum chromosome 3, aRhiBiv1.1, whole genome shotgun sequence includes these protein-coding regions:
- the COMMD1 gene encoding COMM domain-containing protein 1 isoform X2, with the protein product MDLNQLEAFLTAQTKKQGGITADQATVIAKFWKNHKTDIRDSLITQSRWEHSLKTINWRVDLKARSRHMDHGNTPVAIAEIELGKNEQASEFLCLEFDETKINHILKKLSEVEESITALTHAS
- the COMMD1 gene encoding COMM domain-containing protein 1 isoform X1 → MAELDGSKTLSALLKGIAQCNYFNNPDISEEMLQRELYPQLPPHEFRSLLEKMRGVLKSIVSADMDLNQLEAFLTAQTKKQGGITADQATVIAKFWKNHKTDIRDSLITQSRWEHSLKTINWRVDLKARSRHMDHGNTPVAIAEIELGKNEQASEFLCLEFDETKINHILKKLSEVEESITALTHAS